In the Bradyrhizobium guangzhouense genome, one interval contains:
- a CDS encoding PLP-dependent aminotransferase family protein, whose protein sequence is MDWTPTISELSGPRYQRIVEAMEADIAAGRLVRGQQLPTQRALAKALGIDLTTVTRAYTEARRRGIMEARVGQGSFVSETSARRTVDLPHPVAIDLSMNVPPHPLEAQLDERIIAGLEVLRAQSGLTAFLNYQPPGGSAHEREVAARWMRARVPHAQADRLVIYPGAQTILFNLLAHLARPGDIVLTEALTFPGIKAAAAQLGVKLIGVAMDDGGILPDALAKACRSYKPKAVYLIPTLHNPTTATLSSERRSAIAKIIRDAETVLIEDDAYGLLDRSVSPVANLIPERTYLATTLSKCIAPALRVAYLLAPDGGAQLQMRNHLQATVQMPAPLMVALVTHWLESGIADRIITAIRDEAVGRQQLAQRALKGFQFQAKPAAHHLWLRLPEGLGRRDVTAQLLRDGLAVVASDSFVADGNPPNAARLSLGAARNRAELTQALRILIGALQRPADARQIV, encoded by the coding sequence ATGGATTGGACCCCTACAATTTCGGAGCTATCGGGCCCGCGCTACCAGCGCATCGTCGAGGCCATGGAAGCGGACATCGCCGCCGGCCGGCTGGTGCGGGGACAGCAATTGCCGACGCAGCGCGCGCTCGCAAAAGCGCTGGGCATCGACCTCACAACGGTGACGCGCGCCTACACCGAGGCGCGGCGCCGGGGCATCATGGAGGCCCGGGTCGGCCAGGGATCGTTCGTGTCCGAGACCAGCGCACGCCGCACGGTCGACCTGCCGCATCCGGTCGCGATCGATCTCTCCATGAACGTCCCGCCGCATCCGCTGGAAGCGCAGCTCGACGAGCGCATCATCGCCGGCCTCGAGGTCCTTCGCGCCCAATCGGGTCTGACCGCATTTCTGAACTATCAGCCGCCGGGCGGCAGCGCACATGAGCGCGAGGTCGCCGCGCGCTGGATGCGTGCGCGCGTTCCCCATGCGCAGGCCGACAGGCTCGTGATCTATCCCGGCGCACAGACCATCCTGTTCAACCTGCTCGCGCACCTTGCCCGACCGGGCGACATCGTGCTGACGGAAGCCCTCACCTTCCCCGGCATCAAGGCAGCCGCAGCGCAGCTCGGCGTCAAGCTCATCGGTGTCGCCATGGATGACGGCGGCATCTTGCCCGATGCGCTGGCAAAGGCCTGCCGCAGCTACAAGCCGAAGGCCGTCTATCTCATTCCGACGCTGCACAATCCGACCACGGCGACGCTCTCCTCCGAACGGCGCAGTGCGATCGCAAAAATCATCCGCGATGCCGAGACTGTGCTGATCGAGGACGACGCCTACGGGTTGCTCGATCGCTCGGTCTCGCCGGTCGCCAACCTGATCCCGGAGCGGACATATCTCGCGACCACACTGTCAAAATGCATCGCGCCGGCACTGCGCGTCGCCTATCTGCTGGCGCCCGACGGCGGCGCGCAGCTTCAGATGCGCAATCATCTCCAGGCCACAGTGCAGATGCCGGCGCCGTTGATGGTCGCGCTGGTGACGCACTGGCTGGAGAGCGGCATCGCCGACCGCATCATCACCGCGATCCGCGACGAAGCCGTCGGCCGCCAGCAATTGGCACAGCGCGCGCTGAAGGGTTTTCAGTTCCAGGCCAAGCCTGCCGCGCATCATCTTTGGTTACGGCTGCCGGAGGGACTTGGCCGCCGCGATGTCACCGCGCAGCTGTTGCGCGACGGGCTCGCCGTCGTGGCCAGCGACTCTTTTGTGGCCGATGGCAACCCGCCGAATGCTGCGCGGCTGTCGCTCGGCGCCGCTCGCAATCGCGCGGAGCTCACGCAAGCACTCCGGATTCTGATCGGCGCGCTGCAGAGGCCCGCTGATGCCAGGCAGATCGTCTGA
- a CDS encoding FkbM family methyltransferase — protein MSIFRAKSADAGARFLVRALKARLRDERAELAVIRRHLRPGDIACDIGANKGNFIYWLSRWVRDGRVVAFEPQPELARNLSRLCDLFGLANVTVEAKAVYSHSGAQDLYIPEGHGPGASVCYDQGKADSFAVLSVPAIALDDYFPAKERVALLKIDVEGAELAVLRGSTRILRSDGPLLVFECENRHLLHGHVGDVFAFLESLGYEGHFVCRHRLLPISQFDAAIHQRQDGEWFWKRKDYCNNFIFRKPRAA, from the coding sequence ATGTCGATTTTCCGCGCCAAGTCCGCGGATGCCGGCGCCAGATTTCTGGTACGCGCGCTAAAGGCGCGGCTGCGCGACGAGCGAGCCGAGCTGGCCGTCATTCGAAGGCATCTGAGACCAGGCGACATCGCCTGCGATATCGGGGCGAACAAAGGCAACTTCATCTACTGGCTGTCGCGTTGGGTCCGCGACGGCCGTGTCGTCGCCTTCGAACCGCAACCGGAATTGGCACGCAACCTCTCGCGTCTCTGCGATCTGTTCGGACTTGCGAATGTGACTGTTGAAGCCAAGGCGGTCTATTCCCATTCCGGCGCGCAGGATTTGTACATACCGGAGGGTCATGGGCCGGGTGCATCGGTCTGCTACGATCAGGGGAAGGCCGACAGCTTCGCAGTGCTGTCGGTCCCGGCTATCGCACTGGACGATTACTTCCCGGCGAAGGAACGGGTCGCGCTGCTCAAGATCGACGTCGAGGGCGCGGAGCTCGCCGTGCTGAGGGGCTCGACGCGGATTCTGCGCAGCGATGGTCCGCTCCTGGTTTTCGAATGCGAGAACCGCCATCTGCTGCACGGCCATGTTGGGGACGTCTTCGCCTTTCTCGAGAGCCTCGGCTACGAGGGACATTTCGTGTGCCGACATCGACTGCTTCCGATCTCGCAGTTCGACGCAGCCATCCATCAGCGACAAGACGGCGAATGGTTCTGGAAGCGCAAAGATTATTGCAACAACTTCATCTTCCGAAAGCCGCGGGCAGCGTAG
- a CDS encoding DUF983 domain-containing protein, translated as MATGSVSLAKAMWRGFRGKCPNCGEGRMFGRFLKVADRCDHCGEELFHQRADDFPAYLVMVVVGHLVVPAILAVETAYAPPVWLQLAVWLPVTLFASLALLQPTKGAIVGLQWQIGMHGFEASKLRRDASQLAAVLVKAQRAA; from the coding sequence ATGGCGACCGGTTCAGTCTCTCTGGCAAAGGCGATGTGGCGCGGCTTTCGCGGCAAGTGCCCGAACTGCGGCGAAGGGCGCATGTTCGGGCGTTTCCTGAAAGTCGCGGACCGCTGCGATCATTGCGGCGAGGAGCTGTTCCACCAGCGCGCCGACGACTTCCCGGCCTATCTGGTGATGGTGGTGGTCGGCCATCTCGTGGTGCCGGCGATCCTCGCGGTTGAGACCGCCTATGCGCCGCCCGTCTGGCTGCAGCTCGCGGTATGGCTGCCGGTGACGCTGTTTGCCTCGCTCGCGCTGCTGCAACCGACCAAGGGCGCCATCGTCGGCCTGCAATGGCAGATCGGCATGCATGGTTTTGAGGCGAGCAAGCTGCGGCGGGACGCCAGCCAGCTTGCGGCGGTGCTGGTGAAGGCACAGCGCGCGGCCTGA
- a CDS encoding YciI family protein, with amino-acid sequence MQYLLLIYRNEAQQGQIAPADYQKLLAEYSAYTQSIVQSGHFKAGDGLQPTSTATTVRVREGKTLTTDGPFAETREQLGGYYLVEAKDLNAAIELAARIPGARDGSIEVRPVMIYK; translated from the coding sequence ATGCAGTATCTGCTGCTGATCTATCGGAACGAAGCGCAACAGGGCCAGATCGCGCCCGCAGATTACCAGAAGCTGCTGGCGGAGTATTCCGCCTATACGCAGTCGATCGTCCAGAGCGGTCACTTCAAGGCCGGTGATGGGCTGCAGCCGACCTCGACCGCGACTACCGTTCGCGTGCGCGAGGGCAAGACGCTGACGACGGACGGTCCCTTCGCGGAAACCCGCGAGCAGCTCGGCGGCTATTATCTGGTCGAGGCCAAGGATCTCAACGCCGCGATCGAGCTCGCCGCGCGCATTCCCGGCGCCAGGGACGGCTCGATCGAAGTCCGGCCGGTCATGATCTACAAATGA
- a CDS encoding RNA polymerase sigma factor produces the protein MISATDIDKIFRDEAGRALATLIRLVGDFDLAEDALQDAFAVALERWSAGEVPDNPRAWLVNVGRNKAIDRIRRQAAFRGKQQALLHELELNANTPAEPPAMLDDDMLRLIFTCCHPAFAAEVQVALTLRTVCGLSAAQVARAFLVGEDAMAQRLVRAKQKIRLAGIPYEVPERDALAPRLDGVLAVIYLVYTEGYVATSGADLMRPDLATEAIRLARLLDRLMPDRAAIKGLLALMLLHDARRAGRETAAGDIVLLEEQDRSLWDRAQIEQGLRLVDDALRVPGRPQPYAVQAAIAALHARAASFEETDWPQIAGLYEVLLRINPSPVIELNHAAAVSMVDGPARALDLVDAITARGGLDGYELLPAVRADLLRRLERKREAREAYAAATAATQLEPLRRLYARRVREMED, from the coding sequence GTGATCAGCGCAACCGACATCGACAAGATCTTCCGCGACGAGGCGGGGCGGGCGCTGGCCACCCTGATCCGCCTCGTCGGCGATTTCGATTTGGCCGAGGACGCGCTGCAGGATGCGTTCGCGGTCGCGCTGGAGCGCTGGTCGGCGGGCGAGGTCCCTGACAATCCGCGTGCGTGGCTCGTCAATGTCGGTCGCAACAAGGCGATCGACCGTATCAGGCGCCAGGCCGCCTTCCGCGGCAAGCAGCAGGCGCTCCTGCACGAGCTCGAGCTCAACGCGAATACGCCGGCCGAGCCGCCGGCGATGCTCGACGACGACATGCTGCGGCTGATCTTCACCTGCTGCCATCCGGCGTTCGCGGCCGAGGTCCAGGTCGCGCTGACGTTGCGCACCGTCTGCGGCCTCTCCGCCGCGCAGGTCGCGCGCGCGTTCCTCGTCGGCGAGGACGCGATGGCGCAGCGCCTCGTCCGCGCCAAGCAGAAGATCAGGCTCGCCGGCATACCCTATGAGGTACCGGAACGCGACGCGCTGGCGCCGCGGCTCGACGGCGTGCTCGCCGTCATCTATCTCGTCTACACCGAAGGCTATGTCGCAACCTCTGGCGCGGACCTGATGCGGCCCGACCTCGCGACCGAGGCGATCAGGCTCGCGCGTTTGCTCGATCGTCTGATGCCGGATCGCGCCGCGATCAAGGGCCTGCTGGCGTTGATGCTGCTGCATGACGCGCGCCGCGCCGGACGCGAGACCGCAGCCGGCGACATCGTCCTGCTGGAAGAGCAGGACCGCTCGCTGTGGGATCGCGCGCAGATCGAGCAAGGCTTGCGCCTCGTCGATGACGCGCTGCGCGTGCCGGGCCGGCCGCAGCCCTATGCGGTGCAGGCCGCGATCGCCGCGCTGCATGCCCGCGCGGCGAGCTTTGAGGAGACCGACTGGCCGCAGATCGCCGGACTCTATGAAGTGCTGCTGCGCATCAATCCGTCACCGGTGATCGAGCTCAACCACGCCGCCGCCGTGTCGATGGTCGACGGCCCCGCTCGCGCGCTCGATCTCGTCGATGCGATCACCGCGCGCGGCGGCCTCGACGGCTACGAACTGCTGCCGGCAGTGCGCGCGGATTTGCTGCGGCGGCTCGAGCGGAAGCGGGAGGCGCGTGAGGCCTATGCTGCGGCCACCGCGGCAACGCAATTGGAGCCGTTGCGGCGGCTCTATGCGCGCCGGGTGAGGGAGATGGAAGACTAG
- a CDS encoding YciI family protein: MQYLLLIYRNENYMTDMSATDRQKLAGEYGAYTQSIIQSGHFKAGDGLQPTATATTVRVRDGKTMTTDGPFAETREQLGGYYLVEAKDIDDAVGLAARIPEAKRGSIEVRPVMIYK, encoded by the coding sequence ATGCAATATCTGCTGCTGATCTACCGGAACGAAAACTACATGACCGATATGAGCGCCACCGACCGCCAGAAGCTGGCGGGGGAATACGGCGCCTACACCCAGTCGATCATCCAGAGCGGCCATTTCAAGGCCGGCGACGGCCTGCAGCCGACGGCGACGGCGACCACGGTGCGCGTGCGCGACGGCAAGACCATGACCACCGACGGCCCGTTCGCGGAAACGCGCGAGCAGCTCGGCGGCTATTATCTGGTCGAAGCCAAGGATATCGACGATGCCGTTGGGCTCGCCGCGCGAATTCCGGAGGCCAAGCGGGGCTCGATCGAGGTCAGGCCGGTCATGATCTATAAGTGA
- the ftsL gene encoding cell division protein FtsL: MRFIHLLVIGALVFAAAYVYRIKMDSTARTEKVLRLHAEIREQRDAIAQLRSEWAKLDAPQRLQGLVERHLPLKPVSGTQYDSLKNLPDRPPRMFRPGEPDPIGSMINTIEAASDPDSVTGSVPQPEDKQ, from the coding sequence ATGCGCTTCATCCACCTCCTCGTCATCGGCGCGCTGGTCTTCGCGGCCGCCTATGTTTACCGGATCAAGATGGATTCCACCGCGCGCACCGAGAAGGTGCTGCGGCTGCACGCCGAAATCCGCGAGCAGCGCGACGCGATCGCACAGCTGCGCTCCGAGTGGGCCAAGCTCGATGCGCCCCAGCGCCTGCAAGGCCTGGTCGAGCGGCATCTGCCGCTCAAGCCCGTCAGCGGCACGCAATATGATTCACTGAAGAACCTGCCCGACCGTCCGCCGCGGATGTTCCGGCCGGGCGAGCCTGATCCGATCGGGTCCATGATCAACACCATCGAAGCCGCGAGCGATCCCGACAGCGTGACGGGCTCGGTGCCGCAGCCCGAGGACAAGCAATGA
- the rsmH gene encoding 16S rRNA (cytosine(1402)-N(4))-methyltransferase RsmH: MSDAPHIPVLGVEAIAHLAPREGGIYVDATFGAGGYSRAILDVPGTRVIAIDRDRTAIAGGAGLVASASGRLTLVEDRFSNLAEVCAAQGVDTVDGVVMDVGVSSMHLDQAGRGFSFRLDGPLDMRMGQTGPTAADVVAHASESDLADIIYLFGEERHSRRVARAIVADRQETPFTTTRALADLVGRVVRSKPGDIHPATRTFQALRIFVNEELEELQTALGAAERVLKPGGRLVVVSFHSLEDRIVKNFLAERAKTGGGSRHLPEVAQTAPSFQLLTRRPVIAGEVEVAHNPRARSAKLRAAERTSAPVHADDEPSSWPKLSDVMRGG; encoded by the coding sequence ATGAGTGATGCGCCGCACATTCCCGTGCTCGGCGTTGAGGCGATCGCGCATCTCGCGCCGCGCGAGGGCGGCATCTATGTCGATGCCACCTTCGGGGCCGGCGGCTACAGCCGCGCCATCCTCGATGTGCCGGGAACCCGCGTCATCGCGATCGATCGCGATCGCACCGCGATCGCCGGCGGCGCCGGGCTGGTCGCGAGCGCTTCGGGCCGGCTGACGCTGGTCGAGGACCGTTTCTCGAATCTCGCCGAGGTCTGCGCCGCGCAAGGCGTCGATACGGTCGACGGCGTCGTGATGGATGTCGGCGTGTCCTCGATGCATCTCGACCAGGCCGGTCGCGGTTTCTCGTTTCGCCTCGACGGTCCGCTCGACATGCGGATGGGGCAGACCGGGCCGACGGCCGCCGATGTCGTCGCGCATGCCTCGGAGAGCGATCTCGCCGACATCATCTATCTCTTCGGCGAGGAACGGCATTCGCGCCGCGTCGCCCGCGCCATCGTCGCCGACCGGCAGGAGACGCCGTTCACCACCACGCGCGCACTCGCCGATCTCGTCGGCCGGGTGGTGCGCTCGAAGCCCGGCGATATTCACCCGGCAACGCGAACGTTCCAGGCGCTGCGCATCTTCGTCAACGAGGAACTCGAGGAGCTGCAGACCGCGCTCGGCGCGGCCGAACGCGTGCTCAAGCCCGGCGGCCGTTTGGTGGTGGTCTCGTTCCATTCGCTGGAAGACCGCATCGTGAAGAATTTCCTCGCAGAGCGCGCCAAGACCGGCGGCGGCTCGCGGCATCTGCCTGAGGTGGCGCAGACGGCACCGAGCTTCCAGCTGTTGACGCGGCGGCCCGTGATCGCCGGTGAGGTGGAAGTCGCGCACAATCCGCGCGCCCGCTCCGCAAAGCTGCGCGCCGCCGAGCGCACCTCGGCGCCGGTGCATGCCGACGACGAGCCATCGTCCTGGCCGAAACTCTCCGACGTGATGAGGGGCGGCTAG
- a CDS encoding N-acetylmuramoyl-L-alanine amidase, whose translation MRTFEPDSSIVSDIIPSPNHGERNRGRQVDMIVLHYTGMPDVEGALARLCTAGTEVSAHYVVLEDGRIVQCVPESRRAWHAGVSSWAGEDDINSCSIGIEIINRGHDWGYPEYPLRQIAAVIALCRGIMLRRKVTPQRVLGHSDVAPARKKDPGEKFPWHSLANSGVGHWVTPAPIVRGETLMLGTISDQVLSLQQALARYGYGVPLSGKYDASTMEVVTAFQRHFRPARLDGVADHSTLSTLQALLASLPADGTTVASK comes from the coding sequence ATGCGGACGTTCGAGCCGGATTCGTCGATCGTCTCCGACATCATCCCTTCGCCCAATCACGGCGAGCGCAACAGGGGCCGGCAGGTCGACATGATCGTGCTGCACTACACCGGCATGCCCGACGTCGAGGGCGCGCTGGCGCGGCTGTGCACGGCCGGCACCGAAGTGTCGGCCCATTATGTCGTGCTGGAGGATGGCCGCATCGTGCAATGCGTGCCGGAATCGCGCCGTGCCTGGCACGCCGGCGTCTCGTCCTGGGCCGGCGAGGACGACATCAATTCCTGCTCGATCGGGATCGAGATCATCAATCGCGGCCATGATTGGGGCTACCCGGAATATCCGTTGCGCCAGATCGCCGCCGTCATCGCGCTGTGCCGCGGCATCATGCTCCGCCGCAAGGTGACGCCGCAGCGCGTGCTCGGCCATTCCGACGTCGCGCCCGCGCGCAAGAAGGATCCCGGCGAGAAATTTCCCTGGCATTCCCTGGCCAATTCCGGAGTCGGTCACTGGGTGACGCCGGCGCCGATCGTGCGCGGCGAAACCCTGATGCTCGGCACCATCAGCGACCAGGTGCTGAGCCTGCAGCAGGCGCTCGCACGCTATGGCTATGGCGTGCCGCTCTCAGGCAAATACGATGCCTCGACCATGGAAGTCGTCACCGCCTTCCAGCGCCATTTCCGTCCCGCGCGCCTCGATGGGGTTGCCGATCACTCGACGCTGTCGACCTTGCAGGCGCTGCTGGCGAGCCTGCCGGCGGATGGGACGACGGTCGCGTCGAAGTAA
- a CDS encoding MATE family efflux transporter, producing the protein MKDLTRGSIVSHILSMAPPIVVGMITIMICQLVDLYFVSGLGDAAVAGVAAAGNAGFLVNALMQMLGVGTVALIAHAVGRKDRDDANVVFNQSVVLSVLSGLLTLLGGLALARPYMRAISVDAATIEAGATYFYWFMPALALQFITQVMGAALRATGIVRPSMLVQVLAVLLNIALAPVLITGWGTGHAFGVAGAGLASSIAVFIGVLMLFAYFHRLERYVAFHPEQWRPQLREWKRILNVGLPAGGEFVMIFIFMAAIYYVLRDLGPAAQAGFGIGTRVIGLIQMPALAVALAAGPIAGQNFGAGNGERVRETFAKAALIATAVMIVLTVFVQLAPGLLLAGFSNDPETMRVALLFLKMISLNMVAQGLIFVCSSMFQGLGNTKPVLWSSATRVLTYSLPAIWLSTRPGFRIEYVWYISNAATTLQAVQSLWLLRREFRKRLVTPKETAAGPASPKPTAPLAREPA; encoded by the coding sequence ATGAAGGACCTGACGCGCGGCTCCATCGTGAGCCACATCCTGAGCATGGCGCCACCGATCGTGGTCGGCATGATCACGATCATGATCTGCCAACTCGTCGACCTGTACTTCGTGTCCGGGCTCGGCGATGCCGCCGTTGCAGGCGTCGCCGCGGCCGGCAACGCCGGCTTCCTCGTCAACGCGCTGATGCAGATGCTCGGTGTCGGCACGGTGGCGCTGATCGCGCATGCAGTAGGCCGCAAGGATCGCGACGACGCCAATGTGGTCTTCAACCAGTCGGTCGTGCTGTCGGTGCTGTCAGGGTTGCTGACGCTGCTCGGCGGCCTGGCGCTGGCGCGCCCCTATATGCGCGCGATCTCGGTCGACGCGGCCACGATCGAGGCCGGCGCCACCTATTTCTACTGGTTCATGCCGGCCTTGGCGCTGCAATTCATCACCCAGGTGATGGGAGCGGCGCTGCGGGCCACCGGCATCGTGCGGCCGAGCATGCTGGTGCAGGTGCTCGCCGTGCTCCTCAACATCGCGCTGGCGCCGGTCCTGATCACCGGTTGGGGCACTGGACACGCGTTCGGAGTCGCAGGGGCGGGGCTCGCGAGCTCGATCGCCGTGTTCATCGGCGTGCTGATGCTGTTCGCCTATTTCCACAGGCTGGAGCGCTACGTCGCCTTCCATCCGGAGCAATGGCGTCCGCAGCTGCGGGAATGGAAACGGATCCTCAATGTCGGCCTGCCCGCGGGCGGCGAGTTCGTGATGATCTTCATCTTCATGGCCGCGATCTATTACGTGCTGCGCGATCTCGGCCCGGCGGCCCAGGCGGGATTTGGCATCGGCACGCGCGTCATCGGCTTGATCCAGATGCCGGCGCTTGCCGTCGCCCTCGCGGCCGGGCCGATTGCCGGCCAGAATTTCGGCGCGGGCAACGGCGAACGCGTGCGGGAGACCTTCGCCAAGGCGGCGTTGATTGCGACGGCCGTGATGATCGTGCTCACCGTCTTCGTACAGCTCGCACCCGGATTGTTGCTCGCGGGCTTCTCGAATGACCCGGAGACGATGAGGGTCGCGTTGCTGTTTCTGAAGATGATCTCGCTGAACATGGTGGCGCAGGGATTGATCTTCGTCTGCTCCAGCATGTTCCAGGGCCTCGGCAACACCAAGCCGGTGCTGTGGAGCTCGGCGACGCGCGTCCTCACTTATTCGCTGCCGGCCATCTGGCTCTCGACGCGGCCGGGCTTTCGCATCGAGTACGTCTGGTACATATCGAACGCGGCGACGACGCTCCAGGCCGTCCAGAGCCTGTGGCTGCTGCGCCGCGAGTTCAGGAAGCGGCTGGTGACACCGAAGGAGACAGCTGCAGGGCCGGCGAGTCCGAAGCCCACCGCGCCCTTGGCACGCGAGCCCGCGTAG
- a CDS encoding alpha/beta fold hydrolase, translated as MAARAKTFLLCHGAWSGGWSWRKMHPLMAQAGHRLIAPTYTGLGERSHLASPAVDLETHIQDILGVIKFEDLDDIVLLGHSYGGMVATGVADRARERVTQLIYLDAFVPRDGQSLFDLNEGGREPMRKAAAAGDGYRIPPNPPPSDTPQADLDWLNARRTNMPIKCFETKLKLQHGEAAMPRSYIYCARVPPGDVFGQFARRAKSEDGWRCFELDASHAPNVTAPEALMGVLEEIVA; from the coding sequence ATGGCCGCACGCGCAAAAACCTTCCTGCTCTGTCACGGCGCGTGGTCCGGCGGCTGGTCGTGGCGGAAGATGCATCCGCTGATGGCGCAGGCCGGCCACCGCCTGATCGCACCGACCTATACCGGCCTCGGTGAGCGGTCGCATCTCGCAAGTCCCGCCGTTGATCTCGAGACGCATATCCAGGACATCCTGGGCGTCATCAAGTTCGAGGATCTCGACGACATCGTGCTGCTCGGCCACAGTTATGGCGGCATGGTCGCGACAGGCGTCGCCGATCGCGCGCGTGAGCGGGTGACGCAGCTGATCTATCTCGATGCCTTCGTGCCGCGCGATGGCCAGTCGCTGTTCGATCTCAACGAAGGTGGGCGCGAGCCGATGCGCAAGGCGGCCGCCGCCGGCGATGGCTACCGCATCCCGCCGAACCCGCCGCCATCAGATACGCCGCAGGCCGATCTCGATTGGCTCAACGCCCGCCGCACCAACATGCCGATCAAATGCTTCGAGACGAAGCTGAAACTCCAGCACGGCGAGGCGGCAATGCCGCGGAGCTACATCTATTGCGCCCGCGTTCCGCCGGGCGACGTGTTCGGGCAATTCGCAAGGCGCGCGAAGAGCGAGGATGGCTGGCGCTGTTTCGAGCTCGACGCCAGCCACGCGCCGAACGTCACGGCGCCGGAGGCGTTGATGGGCGTGTTGGAAGAGATTGTCGCCTAG
- a CDS encoding sulfite exporter TauE/SafE family protein encodes METFTIALLLFGALAGGFVSGLAGFGTALMALGIWLYVLPPSLAVPLVLICSVIAQTSTLPSMWKSFDLSLVWPFLIGGLIGVPIGTTLVASADPKVFKLSVGVLLLIFSSALYFNKKQFAVTFGGRIADGVVGFAGGILGGLAGLSGPLPILWANIRGWNKHERRGIFQLFNFTVLATALVLQTVSGLVAFKVVWLAMVAFPGTLIGAWLGARVYHALSDKHFGDVVLGLLFLSGATLVWNSVSAF; translated from the coding sequence GTGGAAACGTTCACGATTGCGCTGCTGCTGTTTGGCGCACTGGCGGGCGGCTTTGTTTCGGGGCTGGCCGGGTTCGGCACGGCACTGATGGCGCTCGGCATCTGGCTCTACGTGCTGCCGCCCTCGCTCGCGGTGCCCTTGGTGCTGATCTGCTCGGTGATCGCGCAGACTTCGACGCTGCCGTCGATGTGGAAGAGCTTTGACCTCTCGCTGGTGTGGCCGTTCCTGATCGGCGGATTGATCGGCGTGCCGATCGGGACCACGCTGGTCGCCTCCGCCGATCCAAAGGTGTTCAAGCTGAGCGTCGGCGTTCTGTTGCTGATCTTCTCGAGCGCGCTCTACTTCAACAAAAAGCAGTTCGCCGTCACCTTCGGCGGTCGCATCGCCGACGGCGTGGTCGGCTTTGCCGGCGGCATTCTGGGCGGGCTCGCCGGACTATCGGGGCCGCTGCCGATCCTGTGGGCCAACATCCGCGGCTGGAACAAGCACGAACGGCGGGGCATCTTCCAGCTGTTCAATTTCACGGTGCTTGCGACCGCGCTGGTGCTGCAGACCGTCTCGGGCCTGGTCGCATTCAAGGTGGTCTGGCTCGCGATGGTCGCATTCCCGGGCACGCTGATCGGCGCATGGCTGGGGGCGCGCGTCTATCACGCCCTCAGCGATAAGCATTTCGGCGACGTCGTACTCGGCCTGTTGTTCCTGTCCGGCGCGACCCTGGTCTGGAACAGCGTCAGCGCGTTCTAG